A window of Clavibacter michiganensis contains these coding sequences:
- a CDS encoding ATP-binding cassette domain-containing protein produces the protein MTLTDPAGSAPAPTRTPVLEAKRLVKTFGRVVGLDGVSLELFPGEVLAIIGDNGAGKSTLIKCLTGAETPDEGELFLDGKPVSFKRPQDARAAGIETVYQNLAVSPALDVASNLYLGREKRKKGILGSVFRMLDTAGMRREARAELTELGISTLQDVTVPVENLSGGQRQAVAVARAAAFGSKVVVLDEPTAALGVRESNQVLELVRNLRDRGIPVILISHNMPQVFEVADRIHIQRLGKKAATITPQSHSMTDAVAIMTGAATA, from the coding sequence GTGACCCTCACCGACCCCGCGGGGAGCGCCCCCGCCCCGACCCGCACGCCCGTCCTCGAGGCGAAGCGGCTCGTGAAGACCTTCGGCCGGGTGGTCGGACTCGACGGCGTGAGCCTCGAGCTGTTCCCCGGCGAGGTGCTCGCGATCATCGGCGACAACGGCGCCGGCAAGTCGACGCTCATCAAGTGCCTCACGGGGGCGGAGACGCCCGACGAGGGCGAGCTGTTCCTCGACGGCAAGCCCGTGTCGTTCAAGCGGCCGCAGGATGCGCGAGCCGCGGGGATCGAGACGGTCTACCAGAACCTCGCCGTCTCGCCCGCGCTGGACGTCGCGTCGAACCTCTACCTCGGGCGCGAGAAGAGGAAGAAGGGGATCCTCGGATCGGTCTTCCGCATGCTCGACACGGCCGGCATGCGTCGCGAGGCGCGCGCGGAGCTGACCGAGCTGGGCATCTCGACGCTGCAGGACGTGACCGTGCCCGTCGAGAACCTGTCCGGCGGGCAGCGCCAGGCGGTCGCCGTTGCGCGCGCCGCGGCGTTCGGGTCGAAGGTCGTGGTGCTCGACGAGCCCACCGCGGCGCTCGGCGTGCGCGAGTCGAACCAGGTGCTCGAGCTGGTGCGGAACCTGCGCGACCGCGGCATCCCGGTGATCCTCATCAGCCACAACATGCCGCAGGTGTTCGAGGTGGCCGACCGGATCCACATCCAGCGCCTGGGCAAGAAGGCCGCCACGATCACGCCGCAGTCGCACTCGATGACCGACGCCGTCGCGATCATGACGGGCGCGGCGACGGCATGA
- a CDS encoding PhoX family protein: MTLTRENHHRLLPILSRDPHARGKRSTVTCHLKCDDACTKPVPNVTDNSYFRDIAGRALSRRTLLGGAGAGALAILVAQNAAAPGAEAAAAQAASNLPFTAITPVDAAVDQFTVPTGYRWQPIIRWGDPLFSYADDFDADNQTAKLASRQFGYNNDYLDIIPINSRNKEALLVANHEYTNENIMFPPAADDAELAEQRRIGKASHGMSVVALRRKTVGQPWTYTIGHHRNRRITADTPFSVSGPAAGSASLRTKDDPKGTRILGTLGNCAGGTTPWGTVLSGEENFNGYFRTAGTSVSDKRYGLADKATTRGWEAIDPRFDARTAGYENEPNRFGWIVEVDPFEPGEAPVKHTALGRFKHEGANVILGKSGHVAAYMGDDERFDYLYKFVSHDTMVTGTTRQDRKRNKQLLTRGALYVARFTGDSPVAEITGTGQVPSDGSFDGIGQWIPLVIDGVCQVPGFTTEEALVHTRLVADAAGATKMDRCEDVQPSPVTGKIYVACTNNTDRGKAGKEGATEMNPRTTNRDGHIVEITEDGGDARSTTFTWNLLLVAGDPAKNESTYFSGFPKDKVSPISCPDNVAFDSEGNLWISTDGAPSTIGLNDGLFKVPVEGTERGHVQQFLSVPTEAETCGPVVHDTEGMVFVAVQHPGEDGSFAEQHSFFPDYVPAGATPPKGAWRGPRPSVIQVWRG, encoded by the coding sequence ATGACCCTCACCCGCGAGAACCACCACCGGCTGCTGCCGATCCTGTCCCGCGACCCGCACGCCCGCGGCAAGCGCAGCACCGTCACCTGCCACCTCAAGTGCGACGACGCGTGCACGAAGCCCGTCCCGAACGTCACCGACAACTCCTACTTCCGCGACATCGCCGGCCGCGCCCTCTCGCGCCGCACGCTGCTCGGCGGCGCGGGCGCCGGTGCCCTCGCGATCCTCGTGGCCCAGAACGCCGCGGCCCCCGGCGCCGAGGCCGCCGCCGCGCAGGCCGCGTCGAACCTGCCCTTCACGGCGATCACGCCCGTCGACGCCGCCGTCGACCAGTTCACCGTCCCCACCGGATACCGCTGGCAGCCGATCATCCGCTGGGGCGACCCGCTCTTCAGCTACGCCGACGACTTCGACGCCGACAACCAGACGGCCAAGCTCGCGTCGCGCCAGTTCGGCTACAACAACGACTACCTCGACATCATCCCGATCAACTCGCGGAACAAGGAGGCGCTCCTCGTCGCCAACCACGAGTACACGAACGAGAACATCATGTTCCCGCCCGCGGCCGACGACGCCGAGCTCGCCGAGCAGCGCCGCATCGGCAAGGCCTCGCACGGCATGTCCGTCGTCGCGCTCCGCCGCAAGACCGTCGGCCAGCCGTGGACCTACACGATCGGCCACCACCGCAACCGCCGCATCACCGCGGACACGCCCTTCTCCGTGTCGGGCCCGGCCGCGGGATCCGCGTCGCTGCGCACCAAGGACGACCCCAAGGGCACGCGCATCCTCGGCACCCTCGGCAACTGCGCCGGCGGCACCACCCCGTGGGGCACCGTGCTCTCCGGCGAGGAGAACTTCAACGGCTACTTCCGCACCGCGGGCACGAGCGTCTCGGACAAGCGCTACGGCCTCGCCGACAAGGCGACGACCCGCGGCTGGGAGGCCATCGACCCCCGCTTCGACGCCCGCACCGCCGGCTACGAGAACGAGCCGAACCGCTTCGGCTGGATCGTCGAGGTCGACCCGTTCGAGCCCGGCGAGGCGCCCGTGAAGCACACCGCGCTCGGTCGCTTCAAGCACGAGGGCGCCAACGTGATCCTCGGGAAGAGCGGCCACGTCGCCGCGTACATGGGCGACGACGAGCGCTTCGACTACCTCTACAAGTTCGTCTCGCACGACACGATGGTCACCGGCACCACGCGCCAGGACCGCAAGCGGAACAAGCAGCTGCTCACGCGCGGCGCGCTCTACGTGGCGCGCTTCACGGGCGACTCGCCCGTCGCGGAGATCACGGGCACCGGCCAGGTCCCGTCGGACGGCTCGTTCGACGGCATCGGCCAGTGGATCCCGCTCGTGATCGACGGCGTCTGCCAGGTCCCCGGATTCACGACCGAGGAGGCGCTCGTGCACACGCGCCTCGTCGCCGACGCGGCCGGCGCCACGAAGATGGACCGCTGCGAGGACGTCCAGCCCAGCCCCGTCACCGGCAAGATCTACGTCGCCTGCACCAACAACACCGACCGTGGCAAGGCCGGCAAGGAGGGCGCCACGGAGATGAACCCGCGGACGACCAACCGCGACGGCCACATCGTGGAGATCACCGAGGACGGCGGCGACGCCCGATCCACCACCTTCACGTGGAACCTGCTGCTCGTCGCGGGCGACCCGGCGAAGAACGAGTCCACCTACTTCTCGGGCTTCCCGAAGGACAAGGTCTCGCCCATCAGCTGCCCGGACAACGTCGCGTTCGACTCCGAGGGCAACCTCTGGATCTCCACCGACGGCGCCCCGAGCACCATCGGCCTCAACGACGGCCTGTTCAAGGTCCCCGTCGAGGGCACCGAGCGCGGGCACGTGCAGCAGTTCCTCTCCGTGCCCACCGAGGCGGAGACCTGCGGGCCCGTCGTGCACGACACCGAGGGCATGGTGTTCGTCGCGGTGCAGCACCCGGGCGAGGACGGCTCGTTCGCCGAGCAGCACTCCTTCTTCCCCGACTACGTGCCCGCCGGTGCCACCCCGCCGAAGGGCGCCTGGCGCGGACCGCGTCCGTCGGTGATCCAGGTGTGGCGGGGCTGA
- a CDS encoding SDR family oxidoreductase, which translates to MDDARTLIIGGTGTVGSAVIAEALRRGMTGLRVMSRDARRLADLPDGVEGVVGDLGDPFAAMPAFDGVEQVFLALTGTPTELYETTVAVDHAVAAGVRRIVYLSVQDLDRAPQVPHNSAKLAVESLLEHSGVEACFLRVNNFFQNDLWYLDAIRGGVYPQPLGGTGVSRVDVRDIAEVAVSALVPGTELAGPIDVVGPAAWTGEATAAALSDALGRTVTYGGDDLGAWREASLASMPSWLVFDYERMYSGFQRDGLIGSPEAMARLTAVLGHAPRSYEDFVREVLVPAS; encoded by the coding sequence ATGGACGACGCACGAACCCTGATCATCGGCGGCACCGGGACGGTCGGCTCGGCCGTCATCGCCGAGGCCCTGCGTAGGGGGATGACCGGACTGCGGGTCATGAGCCGCGACGCGCGACGGCTCGCGGACCTCCCCGACGGCGTCGAGGGCGTGGTGGGCGATCTCGGCGACCCCTTCGCCGCGATGCCGGCCTTCGACGGAGTCGAGCAGGTGTTCCTGGCCCTGACGGGGACGCCCACCGAGCTGTACGAGACGACCGTCGCGGTGGACCACGCCGTGGCGGCGGGCGTCCGCCGGATCGTCTACCTCTCCGTCCAGGACCTCGACCGGGCGCCGCAGGTGCCGCACAACTCCGCGAAGCTCGCAGTGGAGTCCCTCCTCGAGCACAGCGGCGTCGAGGCCTGCTTCCTCCGGGTCAACAACTTCTTCCAGAACGACCTCTGGTACCTCGATGCGATCCGCGGTGGCGTGTACCCGCAGCCGCTCGGCGGGACGGGCGTCTCCCGGGTCGACGTGCGCGACATCGCCGAGGTCGCGGTGAGCGCGCTGGTGCCGGGGACGGAGCTCGCCGGCCCGATCGACGTGGTCGGCCCGGCCGCATGGACCGGCGAGGCGACGGCGGCGGCCCTGTCCGACGCCCTCGGGAGGACGGTGACGTACGGGGGAGACGACCTGGGGGCGTGGCGCGAGGCGTCCCTGGCCTCCATGCCCTCGTGGCTGGTCTTCGACTACGAGCGGATGTACTCCGGCTTCCAGCGGGACGGGCTCATCGGGAGCCCCGAGGCCATGGCCCGTCTCACCGCCGTCCTCGGGCATGCGCCGCGCTCCTACGAGGACTTCGTGCGGGAGGTGCTGGTGCCCGCCTCGTAG
- a CDS encoding ABC transporter permease has protein sequence MSRATADPNPPTSALDLANEFLDRRSPVDRIRGVLHRYPAVSPAVVLVLAIIVFGLLNDRFLDPANLSLVTQQVAVVGTLAVAQTLIILTAGIDLSVGAVMVLTSMVIAQTASQNGLPAPAALAAGLVVGLAAGAFNGLLVTRLRLPPFIVTLGTLNIFVALTLLYSNGATIRGVDMPAALSWTGRTFDLAGVKISFGVVLMLVLYVVVAFILGKTAWGRHVYAVGDDKEAARLAGISVNRVLMSVYLAAGAILAVGAWIAIGRSNAASPNAGADLNLDSITAVVIGGTSLFGGRGTVWGTLLGALIVGVFRNGLSLAGLDVLYQTLAVGVLIIVAVSVDQWIRKVRK, from the coding sequence GTGAGCCGGGCCACCGCCGATCCGAACCCGCCCACCTCCGCCCTCGACCTCGCCAACGAGTTCCTCGACCGGCGCTCCCCCGTCGACCGGATCCGCGGGGTGCTGCACCGCTACCCCGCCGTCAGCCCCGCCGTCGTGCTGGTCCTCGCGATCATCGTGTTCGGCCTGCTCAACGACCGCTTCCTCGATCCCGCCAACCTGTCGCTCGTGACGCAGCAGGTCGCCGTCGTGGGCACGCTCGCGGTGGCGCAGACGCTGATCATCCTCACCGCGGGCATCGACCTGTCGGTGGGCGCGGTCATGGTGCTCACGTCGATGGTGATCGCGCAGACCGCGAGCCAGAACGGCCTGCCGGCACCCGCCGCGCTGGCCGCCGGGCTCGTCGTGGGCCTCGCGGCCGGCGCGTTCAACGGCCTGCTCGTGACGCGGCTGCGGCTCCCGCCGTTCATCGTCACGCTCGGGACGCTGAACATCTTCGTGGCGCTCACGCTCCTCTACTCCAACGGCGCGACCATCCGCGGCGTGGACATGCCCGCCGCCCTCTCGTGGACGGGGCGCACGTTCGACCTGGCCGGGGTGAAGATCAGCTTCGGCGTGGTGCTCATGCTGGTGCTGTACGTCGTGGTCGCGTTCATCCTCGGCAAGACGGCCTGGGGCCGGCACGTGTACGCGGTCGGCGACGACAAGGAGGCCGCGCGCCTCGCCGGCATCAGCGTCAACCGGGTGCTGATGAGCGTGTACCTCGCGGCCGGGGCGATCCTCGCGGTCGGCGCGTGGATCGCGATCGGCCGCAGCAACGCGGCCAGCCCGAACGCGGGAGCCGATCTCAACCTCGACTCCATCACCGCGGTGGTCATCGGCGGCACGAGCCTCTTCGGCGGCCGCGGCACCGTCTGGGGCACGCTCCTCGGCGCGCTCATCGTCGGCGTGTTCCGCAACGGGCTCTCGCTCGCCGGGCTGGACGTGCTGTACCAGACCCTCGCCGTGGGCGTCCTCATCATCGTCGCGGTCTCCGTCGACCAGTGGATCCGAAAGGTGCGCAAGTGA
- a CDS encoding LacI family DNA-binding transcriptional regulator — MTPLSSPPGSPLDPPSGARRPTMKHVARLAGVGIKTVSRVVNGEPNVSAEMTARVQAAVEQLQYQPDLHAGNLRRADRRTNTLGLLVGSVANPFSGAVHRAVEEVAKERQVAVFASSLDDDPERERSSVDAFLARRVDGLILTTIAPSQAYLGVAASRGTPLVFVDRVPAGLEADSVIVDNAAGISRAVAHLADQGHRRIAFLGDRPEIFTARERERGFVEEMQRRGLPVAPELVLDGAWDERVAEALAERLLALPEPPTAIVSGQNLITIGVITALRRHDAHRSIALVGFDDLPLAALLDPAVTVIAQDPSGIGHAAAERVFARLDGDAGPAQTVVVPTTLIVRGSGEVPRHA; from the coding sequence GTGACACCGTTGTCATCCCCGCCCGGATCCCCGCTCGACCCGCCGTCGGGCGCGCGCCGCCCCACGATGAAGCACGTGGCGCGGCTCGCGGGAGTCGGCATCAAGACCGTGTCGCGCGTCGTCAACGGCGAGCCGAACGTCTCCGCGGAGATGACCGCCCGGGTGCAGGCGGCCGTCGAGCAGCTGCAGTACCAGCCGGATCTGCACGCCGGCAACCTGCGCCGCGCCGACCGGCGCACCAACACGCTCGGCCTCCTCGTCGGCAGCGTGGCGAACCCGTTCTCGGGAGCGGTGCACCGGGCCGTCGAGGAGGTGGCCAAGGAGCGACAGGTCGCCGTCTTCGCCTCGAGCCTCGACGACGACCCCGAACGCGAGCGCTCCTCCGTCGACGCGTTCCTGGCCCGCAGGGTCGACGGGCTCATCCTCACCACCATCGCGCCCAGCCAGGCCTACCTCGGCGTCGCGGCGTCGCGCGGCACCCCGCTCGTGTTCGTCGACCGCGTGCCCGCCGGGCTCGAGGCCGACTCGGTGATCGTCGACAACGCCGCCGGCATCTCCCGGGCGGTCGCGCACCTCGCCGACCAGGGCCACCGCCGCATCGCGTTCCTCGGCGACCGGCCGGAGATCTTCACGGCGCGGGAGCGCGAGCGCGGCTTCGTCGAGGAGATGCAGCGGCGCGGGCTGCCCGTGGCGCCCGAGCTCGTCCTCGACGGCGCGTGGGACGAGCGCGTGGCCGAGGCGCTCGCGGAGCGACTGCTCGCCCTGCCCGAGCCGCCGACCGCGATCGTCAGCGGGCAGAACCTCATCACCATCGGCGTCATCACGGCCCTCCGTCGGCACGACGCCCACCGGAGCATCGCGCTCGTCGGCTTCGACGACCTGCCGCTGGCGGCCCTGCTGGATCCGGCCGTCACCGTGATCGCGCAGGACCCGTCGGGCATCGGGCACGCCGCCGCCGAGCGCGTCTTCGCCCGGCTCGACGGGGACGCCGGCCCCGCGCAGACCGTCGTCGTCCCCACCACGCTCATCGTCCGCGGCTCAGGAGAGGTCCCCCGCCATGCATGA
- a CDS encoding DUF202 domain-containing protein: MSAPDAAARPFDPGLQPERTALAWRRTALALVAGSLLGLRVLPTLLGTAGLVVAAAGVIAALIVLATAHSRYRRVHRILTSASAAPVTTALPGGALPALVAALTACAGLAALALALAR, encoded by the coding sequence GTGAGCGCCCCCGATGCGGCTGCCCGCCCCTTCGACCCCGGCCTCCAGCCCGAGCGCACGGCCCTCGCGTGGCGGCGGACGGCGCTGGCACTGGTCGCCGGATCCCTGCTCGGGCTGCGCGTGCTCCCCACGCTCCTCGGCACGGCCGGCCTGGTCGTCGCCGCGGCGGGCGTGATCGCCGCCCTGATCGTGCTCGCGACCGCGCACAGTCGCTACCGCCGCGTCCACCGGATCCTCACCTCGGCATCCGCGGCCCCCGTCACCACCGCGCTCCCCGGTGGCGCCCTCCCCGCGCTCGTCGCCGCCCTCACCGCGTGCGCCGGCCTGGCCGCGCTGGCACTCGCGCTCGCCCGCTGA
- a CDS encoding carbohydrate kinase family protein, with amino-acid sequence MHDQPIVVVGDALIDLIREGGQETAFVGGAALNVAVGLAILGHRVQLVAMVGDDEHGGRIRAELDAHGVELIATVGPSGTSVAVSEREDGEPRYSFNEAAWNRRVRIGEAERAALDAASLVVVSCFPYDDHAQADELLAAVRDPRERLLVDPNPRAGMLHDAARFRAGFARAAAESLLVKIGDDDTELLGLGALADARSALHAAGSRLVLATEGARGASVQLEGGAVVAAGIAPDPRPIVDTMGAGDACLAAAADAIGRRGAPRTPAEGEAMLRTCMAIAAATCREHGALLRMPTA; translated from the coding sequence ATGCATGACCAGCCCATCGTCGTCGTCGGCGACGCCCTGATCGACCTCATCCGCGAGGGCGGCCAGGAGACCGCATTCGTCGGCGGAGCCGCGCTCAACGTCGCGGTCGGCCTCGCGATCCTCGGGCATCGCGTGCAGCTCGTCGCGATGGTCGGCGACGACGAGCACGGCGGCCGGATACGCGCCGAGCTCGACGCGCACGGGGTCGAGCTCATCGCCACCGTCGGCCCGTCGGGGACCTCCGTCGCGGTGAGCGAGCGCGAGGACGGCGAGCCGCGCTACTCCTTCAACGAGGCCGCGTGGAACCGGCGCGTGCGCATCGGCGAGGCGGAGCGGGCGGCGCTCGACGCGGCGTCGCTCGTGGTCGTCAGCTGCTTCCCCTACGACGACCACGCGCAGGCCGACGAGCTGCTGGCGGCCGTGCGGGATCCGCGCGAGCGCCTCCTCGTCGACCCGAACCCGCGCGCCGGCATGCTCCACGACGCCGCGCGGTTCCGCGCCGGGTTCGCGCGCGCGGCCGCGGAGTCGCTGCTCGTGAAGATCGGCGACGACGACACCGAGCTGCTCGGCCTGGGCGCGCTCGCCGACGCGCGCTCGGCTCTGCACGCGGCCGGCAGCCGCCTCGTGCTCGCGACCGAGGGCGCGCGCGGCGCGTCCGTGCAGCTCGAGGGCGGTGCGGTGGTCGCGGCGGGCATCGCGCCGGATCCGCGGCCGATCGTCGACACCATGGGCGCCGGCGACGCGTGCCTCGCCGCCGCGGCCGACGCCATCGGGCGCCGGGGTGCGCCGCGCACGCCCGCGGAGGGCGAGGCGATGCTCCGCACCTGCATGGCGATCGCCGCGGCGACCTGCCGCGAGCACGGCGCGCTGCTGCGGATGCCGACCGCCTGA
- a CDS encoding SDR family NAD(P)-dependent oxidoreductase, with protein MARFDTKTALVTGGGSGIGAAISRALAAEGASVVVTDIQLEAAERVVAEIEGAGGTATAFRQDTAKAEDSEAAVAHAVGTYGALHLAVNNAGISAPAADIGDYEISAWDRTRAIDLDGVFYGLRYQLPAMVEAGGGAIVNMSSVLGSVGFAQNAAYVASKHALVGLTKVAALEYTARGVRTNAVGPGFIDTPLVRSSLSADALAYLESQHATGRLGTDKEVAALVLFLLSDDASFISGSYHLVDGGYSAR; from the coding sequence ATGGCCAGGTTCGACACGAAGACCGCGCTCGTGACAGGCGGAGGCAGCGGCATCGGCGCCGCGATCTCCCGTGCGCTCGCCGCGGAGGGCGCGTCGGTCGTCGTCACCGACATCCAGCTGGAGGCGGCCGAGCGGGTCGTCGCCGAGATCGAAGGAGCGGGCGGCACCGCGACCGCCTTCCGCCAGGACACCGCGAAGGCGGAGGACTCCGAGGCCGCGGTCGCGCACGCCGTGGGCACGTACGGCGCCCTGCACCTGGCGGTCAACAACGCCGGCATCAGCGCGCCCGCGGCCGACATCGGCGACTACGAGATCTCCGCCTGGGACCGCACGCGCGCCATCGACCTCGACGGCGTCTTCTACGGCCTCCGCTACCAGCTGCCCGCGATGGTGGAGGCGGGCGGCGGCGCGATCGTCAACATGAGCTCGGTGCTCGGATCCGTCGGCTTCGCGCAGAACGCCGCCTACGTCGCGAGCAAGCACGCACTCGTCGGCCTCACCAAGGTCGCGGCGCTCGAGTACACGGCCCGCGGCGTGCGCACCAACGCGGTCGGCCCAGGATTCATCGACACCCCGCTCGTGCGCTCGTCCCTCTCGGCCGACGCGCTCGCGTACCTCGAGAGCCAGCACGCGACGGGCCGCCTCGGCACCGACAAGGAGGTCGCGGCCCTCGTGCTGTTCCTCCTCAGCGACGACGCGTCCTTCATCTCGGGCAGCTACCACCTCGTCGACGGCGGGTACTCGGCGCGCTGA
- a CDS encoding biopolymer transporter Tol, which translates to MTERPQDPAADAEASAAAIEAERWLVVDGRRWPRTDPSLPAELVDALESHLGRGRSGVRTAKRAGDDAAIATARERVSLAKHGLGERGPRWWDEPEDARLERAREALRALEALDASG; encoded by the coding sequence ATGACCGAGCGCCCGCAGGATCCTGCCGCCGACGCCGAGGCGTCTGCCGCCGCGATCGAGGCGGAGCGCTGGCTGGTCGTGGACGGGCGGCGCTGGCCCCGCACGGATCCGTCGCTGCCGGCCGAGCTGGTCGACGCGCTGGAGTCGCACCTCGGCCGCGGCCGGTCGGGGGTCCGCACGGCGAAGCGCGCGGGCGACGACGCCGCGATCGCCACGGCCCGGGAGCGGGTGAGCCTCGCGAAGCACGGCCTCGGCGAGCGCGGCCCGCGCTGGTGGGACGAGCCGGAGGACGCGCGCCTCGAGCGGGCGCGCGAGGCGCTGCGGGCTCTGGAGGCGCTCGACGCGTCCGGCTGA
- a CDS encoding putative quinol monooxygenase, producing the protein MTATVLYAEFTALPGHEEQVARMIADLAELVRAEPGNVVFAPYRRVEDPARFVVHEVYRDEAAFHAHIGASYGAEFNAALGPLIVEGGSQLTFLAPV; encoded by the coding sequence ATGACCGCGACGGTGCTGTACGCGGAGTTCACGGCGCTGCCCGGGCACGAGGAGCAGGTGGCGCGGATGATCGCCGACCTCGCGGAGCTCGTGCGGGCCGAGCCCGGGAACGTCGTGTTCGCGCCGTACCGGCGGGTGGAGGATCCGGCGCGCTTCGTGGTGCACGAGGTCTACCGGGACGAGGCCGCGTTCCACGCGCACATCGGGGCGTCGTACGGCGCCGAGTTCAACGCGGCCCTCGGGCCGCTCATCGTGGAGGGCGGGTCGCAGCTCACGTTCCTCGCGCCCGTCTGA
- a CDS encoding substrate-binding domain-containing protein has translation MTNRSPRLVRTIALGSAALIAAGGLAGCSSSSGGSGSGGSGGSGDVGVSLIVKTTTNPFFVAMEDGAKEAAAKDGTDLTLAAGKADGDEDTQIQAIENAISKGDKGILITINGPSVLDAIQKARDAGLFVIALDTAPDPADSVDITFATDNFAAGESIGKWAAAQLGGKKATIALLDLYDDKAISVDYNRDQGFLTGMGIDVGDKAKNGDEAKTGDYSGGDYEIVGNEATQGAEDGGRTAMETLLSKDPDINVVYTINEPAAFGAYQALQAAGKEKDVILVSVDGGCAGVKNVKEGVIGATAQQYPVKMAQLGVEAIAQLAKDGTKPATSAGLDFFDTGSALVTDTPVDGLESITADDAATKCWGE, from the coding sequence ATGACGAACCGATCCCCGCGCCTCGTGCGCACCATCGCCCTCGGCTCGGCGGCCCTCATCGCCGCGGGCGGGCTCGCCGGCTGCTCCAGCTCGAGCGGCGGATCCGGATCCGGCGGCAGCGGCGGCTCCGGCGACGTCGGCGTCTCGCTCATCGTGAAGACGACCACGAACCCCTTCTTCGTCGCGATGGAGGACGGCGCGAAGGAGGCCGCGGCGAAGGACGGCACCGACCTCACGCTCGCCGCCGGCAAGGCGGACGGCGACGAGGACACGCAGATCCAGGCCATCGAGAACGCCATCTCGAAGGGCGACAAGGGCATCCTCATCACGATCAACGGCCCGTCGGTCCTCGACGCGATCCAGAAGGCCCGCGACGCCGGCCTCTTCGTCATCGCGCTGGACACCGCGCCCGACCCGGCCGACTCCGTCGACATCACGTTCGCCACCGACAACTTCGCCGCGGGCGAGTCCATCGGCAAGTGGGCGGCCGCGCAGCTCGGCGGCAAGAAGGCGACCATCGCGCTCCTCGACCTGTACGACGACAAGGCCATCTCGGTCGACTACAACCGCGACCAGGGCTTCCTGACCGGCATGGGCATCGACGTCGGCGACAAGGCGAAGAACGGCGACGAGGCGAAGACCGGCGACTACAGCGGCGGCGACTACGAGATCGTCGGCAACGAGGCCACGCAGGGCGCGGAGGACGGCGGCCGCACGGCGATGGAGACGCTGCTGTCGAAGGACCCGGACATCAACGTCGTCTACACGATCAACGAGCCCGCCGCGTTCGGCGCGTACCAGGCGCTCCAGGCGGCCGGCAAGGAGAAGGACGTGATCCTCGTCTCGGTCGACGGCGGCTGCGCGGGCGTGAAGAACGTGAAGGAGGGCGTCATCGGCGCCACCGCCCAGCAGTACCCGGTGAAGATGGCGCAGCTCGGCGTCGAGGCCATCGCGCAGCTCGCGAAGGACGGCACCAAGCCCGCCACGAGCGCCGGCCTCGACTTCTTCGACACCGGATCCGCGCTCGTCACCGACACCCCCGTCGACGGCCTCGAGAGCATCACGGCCGACGACGCCGCGACGAAGTGCTGGGGCGAGTGA
- a CDS encoding YidH family protein, producing the protein MTAPDPGSPPSDHRFPRSVYREGAEPDVRFTLANERTFLAWIRTSLALIAGGVALEALGLGLQPGFRLAASIVLVLTGIAAPAQAWIGWMRTERALRRDRPLPSAALSLPLGIAVVVAGLLVLLAVLTA; encoded by the coding sequence ATGACCGCCCCCGACCCCGGCTCGCCGCCGAGCGACCACCGCTTCCCGCGGAGCGTCTACCGCGAGGGCGCCGAGCCCGACGTGCGGTTCACGCTCGCGAACGAGCGCACGTTCCTCGCCTGGATCCGCACCTCCCTCGCCCTGATCGCGGGCGGCGTCGCGCTCGAGGCGCTGGGGCTCGGGCTGCAGCCGGGGTTCCGGCTCGCGGCCTCGATCGTGCTGGTCCTCACCGGCATCGCTGCGCCCGCGCAGGCCTGGATCGGCTGGATGCGCACCGAGCGCGCCCTGCGCCGCGACCGCCCGCTGCCGTCGGCCGCGCTGTCGCTTCCGCTCGGGATCGCCGTGGTCGTCGCCGGGCTGCTCGTGCTGCTGGCGGTGCTGACAGCGTGA